The Mucilaginibacter terrae region AAATTCATAATCGACAGTTAAAAAGAATTTAAAGTTGAATATTAAGTGTGATACGATCTGTCGTAATTTTAATACAATTCCTTTAAAACATACACTCTGCTATAAATTGTGTACCATAAAAAATACAAACCCATAATCGGCTATTTACATTTTGCATTGCTACCATATCATCAATCCACTAAGGCTACCTTTATTATATTTGAACATGCACCTGCTCGAAGTATTTATTAACTGGCTATATAACCAAAGTGGGCTTGAGCTAACAGGTGTAGTAACAGGATTACTATGTGTATACCTTGCCGCTGTTAATAATATATGGAATTGGCCGTTTGCCATAGTAAGCACCGGCATATACATTTACATATTTGCCCAAACTGCCTTATATGCCGATATGATTCAGAATGCTTATCTGTTTGTTATCAATATTTATGGGTGGTATTATTGGAGCAGGCGGCCGGTCAATGCCGCTAAAGTACCTGTAGTGCGCATTACCCGCAAGCAAGTTGTGATGCTGGTACTGCTTGCCGCGTTTGTAAGCCCTGTTTTAGGATTTACGCTGGTGAGCTTAACAAAAGTATTAAACTACAATCCACCTGCTTTTCCTTATCTCGATAGTTTTTGCACTGTAGTAAGCCTTACAGCACAAATTTACATGGCCCGCAAAGTGGTTGAAAACTGGCTCATATGGGTGTTTGTCGATATTATATACGTAACCATTTATTTAAGCAAAGGGCTCCAACCAACTGCTTTCATGTTTGCCATATATGCTGTACTGGCCGCAAAGGGCTATTTTGACTGGCGTAAATATTATCAGAATCAGCAACTATCTGCCTAATAAATACTGCGGCTTGCACCGCCGTCAACTGGTATGGTAGTGCCCGATATGTAAGAGCCTTGCTCTGAAACCAGGAAAGCCACCAAGGCAGCCAGTTCGCGTGGCTCGCCAATGCGGCGCAGAGGAATATTTGCGGCACGTTCTTTCATGGCTTGCTCGGGGTCGGTATCAGCGGGTAGCGTGTATTTAATGCGATCGGTTAGTATAAGGCCGGGAGCTACGTTATTTACGGTGATATTATAAGGGCCAAGCTCGTCAGCCATCATTTTGGCCATGCCTACTACGCCCATACGCATAGCTGTTGACAATACCGAACCTGCGAGTACTGATTTTACCGACCCGCTAATGATATTTATGATACGTCCACCACCAGCCTTCTTCATATGCGGCAACACCAGGCGGCTCAGTCGCGAAAAGCTCAACAAGTTCAATTCGAATGCTTTTTGCCATTGCTCATCATCAAACTCCTCAAAGGCAGCAAAGGGTGGTCCGCCGGCGTTATTAATGAGTATATCAATATGGCCAAACTCGGCGGCTAACTGGTTAACTAATTGCCGGGTATCATCAGCATTTGAAACATCAGTAGCAATGGCAACTACCTGTCCACCGGTTTGGTTACGTATTTCATTGGCGGTGGCATTTAACTCTTCAGCATTGCGCGAAGCTATCACCACGATAGCGCCTTCGGCTGATAGGGTTGTGGCAATGGCTTTGCCCAAGCCTTTGCTCGAGGCCAATACCAAGGCAACTTTATTATCAAGTTGTAAATTCATAAGTAGTGTAATGTGCTGCGCAATTTAAACTTGTTGCAGGCATCATCCAAACGGCTTTAATAATTTAGATGGCAGGCCTTAGGTGTGTTTATGTAATTAAGGCTTATTTTAGCATTTCCGTATGCAACAGCCACCGCTTAATAAACCACATGCCACCGGCGCAAAAAAAGTATTCCGCAGCTTTGGCTATGCGTTTAAGGGGATAGGGAGCGCGGTAGCTTCTCAACTCAATATAAAAGTGCATTTGTGGGTTACGCTGGTAACAATAGTGTTAGGGGTAACTTTAGGTCTATCACTTAACGAGTGGCTGTGGATTGGGCTTTGCATTGCGCTGGTACTATCGGGCGAGATGATGAATACAGCTATTGAGTTGCTAACCGATCTTGTATCGCCAGAGTACAATGTTAAAGCCGGACAGGTAAAAGATATAGCCGCCGGGGCTGTACTCATACTGGCCATATTTGCTGTGGTAACCGGCTTTGTGATTTTTGTTCCTAAGATTTTATCCCTGTTTTAACATGCTGCACAAAACCCGTGGCATAGTGCTAAAAACAACCGATTACGGCGAGGCAAGCGTGATTGTACAATTGCTCACCGAAAAATTCGGCATGCAATCGTACATCATTAATGGAGTTAAAAAACCAAAAGCCAAAATATCGCGCAATATGCTGCAGCCCTTGCACTTGCTCGATTTGATAGTTTACCATAAAGGCACCGGCAGTATACAGCGCATCAGGGAATTGAAAAATGCCCCCCTGCTTCATCGCATACCGTATGATGTAGTAAAAAGCAGTATTGCCCTGTTTTTAAACGAAGTATTATATAAGGCTATTAAACAGCAAACACCTGATGAGCAAATGTTTGGCTATATATTTGGCAGCGTTGAACTGCTGGACAATTTGAACGAGGGAATAGCCAATTTTCATCTGCTGTTTTTGCTGGGCCTCACCCGCTTCCTGGGTTTCTATCCGCATAATAACGACTCGGACGGTGCACATTATTTCGACTTACATAATGGCGTATTTTCCCGGTTAAAACCCGAGAGTAACTTTTACATGTCGCCCCCACACACGGGACATTTCAGCCAGTTACTTAATCGTAGCTTTGAAGATTTGCCCAACATCAAACTAAGTAATGATGAGCGCCGCTACCTGCTCACCCGTTTGCTCGAATATTATGCCTTGCATGTAGATGGTTTTGGAAACATCCGCTCGCATGATATTTTGGAGGAAGTACTTAGTTAAGATTCATCATCATCTTTACTACCAAACAGCTTTTTAAAAATACTCTTATCTTCTTTAACGCTTTGATTGCCTATGAGATAGCCATAGGGTTTTAGAGGCTCAATATGGTCGCACAGTACTTTAAACATGCCGAGCAGCGGGATAGCCAATACCATACCGCCAATGCCCCATATAGCTTCGCCTACCACAATTATAAAAATGGTAAACAGCGGATTAAGGTTTACCTGGTTGCCCACCACTAAAGGCTCCAAAAGGTACGATTGCGTAAACTGAACTATTCCGTAGGTAATGAGTACCCCCATAACCATATCAATACTGCCACCCTGGGCAAACACAATGAGTACGGTAATGGATGTTCCGGTTATATTACCTGCAAAGGGAATAATTTCGAGTATGCCACATAAAATGGCAAAAAAGATAGCATTTTGAACACCCACAATGCTAAACCCTATGCCATACATAACCCACAGCATTACTATCATCATGCCCAGTCCCGATAAATACTGTTGAATCACTCGGCTGGATTTGTGCATGATTTTTTGCGCGGTTACCTGGTTAGATACATCTACCAGCCTCAACACAAAGTTTTTAAAATGACTACGGAAGTACAAAAACAGGAATACATACACCAGTACCAATACCGAGCTAACCAGTATGCTTAATGTTGATAACACTGTCCCCATGGCCATGCCGGCCACTTTTTCCATTCCACCGGACTGTTGCTCCTTTAAAATTTGCTGCTGCTGGCGTGTGGTAATACCAAACTGCGAGCGTACGTAATCTTTCACCTGATCAAACAACTTCATCAGCTGTTCCTGTAGTTTGGAAAAATCTTTAATCAAGTCGCCTATTTGCCAGCGCAGTAAAAGCACTAAGCCCACAAACAACAAGGCAAACAGCAGTAAACTTACTAATGACGATACACCACGGTGCAAACCCTTACTTTCCAGCCAGCGGCTCACAGGCATCAACAACATAGCCAGTACTCCACCAAAGGTTAACGGAATTAGTACCGACCTTGAGAAGTATAAGATAATAACCGAAAGAATGAAGAGTAATAATATACGTAAGGTGTTGGATAATTGTATCATAGGCAAATAGGTACGAAAAAAGCAAGGCTTTTTAACCCTGCTTTTTCACAAAACTTACAGAATGAAAAAAAGATTTTTAGAAACCGGAGCCTTTATCTGAGTCTGTATTCGGGTCAAGCACTTGCTTTTTTATAAACTCTACGCTTGATGCCGGCAACTCATCGCCCGATGTTTGAATGGCTGTGCCATCGGGTTGTAGCTCAATTACGGCATTGATATTATTATCCAGGCGCACATGCAGTGTATCACCTTCGCGTACCACATGGCAGGTTAACTCTCTTTCGGAGTAATTGATGGTAAACTCATATTTACCATCAGTTGTGTTTTTGAAGCTATCTATCATGATCGTGTGTGTGTTTTAATTTATAACACTACAACAATGCAGTATGTTTTATGTGTGCGAAAGAGCTTCGTAAAATTTAATTCCAAGAAAATCAGCCACTTTTAAATTTTTTGAAAAATAATTTTGAATAAATAGATGAAGTTCCTATGTTTGCAGTCCCAAAACAAAGGGACGAATCTTAAAAGAAAGTCACTTTAAAACAAGGGAGCTTAGCTCAGCTGGTTCAGAGCATCTGCCTTACAAGCAGAGGGTCACTGGTTCGAACCCAGTAGCTCCCACTACATAAACCCTTCAGATTAACTTCTGAGGGGTTTTTTGTTTTATATAATTTCAGAGCATATGCTCTGAACCTGGATCAAGCCAATCGACACACTTAAATATGATATAAGCCACTGTTTGTCAATGCGTAAAGTTGAATTTCTGTTTGTCGAATCTTAACAAACAGAAACCATGTTGTATCATTTCACATTCTATTCTTCATCTAAAATCAAAACATTGCCCTTTATTAACCTCCATTTGGTAATCATCGTAAATGTTTTTTGCAGATGAATGATCAGGAGTTTATTTGCATACACTTGCAGTTTCGATCTTTGGAGGACTGAGGTAGGGTATATCGAGATTTGCCCCCCTGAATAAGAACCACACACCCAAAACCAGCATCACATACGGGATAAATTTGTTTAAGCACCTCCGTAAAGGCATGCCTATTAATCCACTGCCAATAGTGGCCAGCAGCATGAGCGGTACGGTGCCCATGCCAAACCAAAACATATACTGTACCGCGCTGCTTATGCCGCCGGTATTAACAGCGCCGGCCAGCGCAATGTATACAAAGCCGCAGGGCAAAAAGCCATTGAACATCCCAATAAACAGGTGGCCCCATTGGTGTTTTAATGCATAGGTAAGTAAACGTTTAAACCAACCAAAGCCACCTGTTGCCGGGCTGTTTTTAATAGAAAGCTTAAGCAGCCGCGCCGATGCCGCCATGATAATAATGATGCCGGTAAAAATGCTTACCCACTGCTGTAAACCGTTTAGCCAAAGTTGTTTGCCTATAACGCCGGTTAATAAACCCAGCAGGCAGTAACTTAGCGTGCGTCCTGAATTATAAATAAGCTTATCCCAAAATAACAGCCACTCACGGCCAGGCATAATGGGTATGGCAAATGCCAGCGGACCACACATGCCAATGCAATGTATGCTACCAAACAGGCCAATAAAAAAAGCTATTTTATCGGGGTTCATTTGAGGGTTACTTCCTGCTCGTACAGGTATTGTTTTTGGTTGCTTTGCCATTCCATACGCAAGCGGTAAGGGCCTTTGGCTAATTCACTCAGGCCAATAAATACGGTATCGGCAGCCTTTTGGCTTTGTATACTGAATAGTTTATCCATACGCTTATCGGCCGCACGTATAAAACGTATTTTGCCTTGTATCGGTGCCGGAAACTTTAGCCTCATACTTTGTGCATCGAAGCTTATTTGCGGTGCTGCTTTATCAGTAATCACCTGTTTTTCGCGGTTGTAATCGGCATCGTAGTTGATGCCTTTTTCGTAGTACTGCCTGTCGTAATCGTCTTTAGTTTGCGAAAACATGTATATGGCCATGCTTATAATAAAGGCCATAAAAAGCCCCATGCCTAATACCAGATAATTGCCCCAGTGGAGTTTCATAATGTTTTTAATTTATTGGTCCGATAAAAGTGGTGCTGGCGGTACCCAGCACCTTGCTGCCCTGTACCACCTTTAGTTTAACCTCGGTTTTGGTGCTGTGAATACGTCTGGCCGGAATGAGGATAAAGAAAGTGGCTTTTACCGATTGCTCTTTACCCAGCTTGCCCAGCGGCTGTATGTATTTTATTTTAATTGCCGGGTCATTGGTTTCCAGTTTAACCGTTTGGGTTGATGTGGTTTTATTAACCACATCGGCATTGTAAATATTGCTGATGTAACCGCCCGGTTGTTCCTGGTACAATAATCCGGCTGAACGCATCACGGTAATATCAACATCGCTGCGCTGAAAGATGAAGTAGGTAAGTGCCCCCAATAATACCATCATTACACTGCTGTAAGCCGCCATACGCCCGGTAAATGTTGGCTTAACCTTTTGCTCGATCATTTCTTCGGAATAAAACCCGATGAGGTTAAGCGGCTTATTTATTTTCTCCATCACCTGGTTACAGGCATCAATGCAGGCGGTGCAGTTAATACATTCCAGTTGGGTGCCTTTGCGTATGTCAATGCCGGTGGGGCATACGGCTACACATAGTCCGCAATCTACGCAATCACCTTTGGGCGCATCGCTCTGGCGGTTTAGCTTGCCCCTGGGCTCGCCACGTATGTAGTTGTAAGCAACTGCCAGCGTATGTTTATCGGTTAATACACCCTGCAACCTGCCATACGGACAAATAACGGTACACACAATTTCGCGCACCTGGCTGTAAACAAAGTAAAATATGGCGGTAAACATCCATATACTGATGAAACCGCTTAAATGCTGATTAACAGGTTGGGTAACTATACTGAGCAGATTTTCGCTCCCTATAATGTAAGCCAGAAAGGTATTGGCAATAATGAACGATAGTATAATGAAGATAAAATGCTTCGCACCTTTCTTAACCATCTTTTCATTCGTCCAAGGGCTTTGGTCAAGCTGGCGGCGTTGTTTGGGATTACCCTCTATCCATATTTCTATCTTCCGGAAAACCATCTCCATAAAAATGGTTTGAGGGCATATCCATCCGCAAAAAATACGGCCGAAGGCAATGGTAAACAACACGATGCAAACCACCGAGGCCAGCATGGCCAGCACAAACATAAAAATATCCTGCGCCCAAAATACCTGCCCCAGCAGTACAAACCTGCGCTCAATAAAGTTGAGCAACAGCACCGGCTGACCGCCAATGCGCAGGTATGGCACTACAAAAAACAGGATAAGGTATATATAGCTTAACCAACTGCGGTACTGATACAACTTACCCTTGCGAACAAGCGGATACATCCACTTGCGTTTACCATCAACCACGGTATCCAGCTCATTCGTTTCAGATAACATCATAACACAAAAATTAATAGTTGTTTAGCAGGGGAAAGGGAACTATCCTTTTAATGTGCCACCACCATAGCCGTTTGAACTGCGGGCTTAGCGTCTTCTTCAGTTTCTTTAGTACCCTGCGGCTCTTTGGCATTAGCCGGGTTGGTACCATGTACCGATTTGATGTAGTTGGCCACATCGGCAATTTGCTTGGGTGTTAACTGCTTTTCCCAGCTGGGCATGCCCTTGGCCGGTACGCCGTACTTAATGGTTTTAAATACATCGCCAATTTTGCCGCCGTGCAGCCAGTAATCGTCGGTTAAATTAGGTCCTACCATACCCTGGGCATGTTCGCCATGGCAGGGTGCGCAGGTTTGCTTAAACACGGCTACGCCTGATGATAGCATAGCCGGGTCTTTGGATAGTTTGATGCTTTTCTCATCAACCTGGTTAGCTGCATTAGCTAAAAAAACTTCTTTTTCTTTGGCTGCGATCTTCATTTCGGTAACATACTCCTGATCTTGCAGCTGGCCTACGCCCAAAACATGGTAGGTGAGTATGTAGCCTACGGCAAAAACAATGCTGGCGTAAAACAGGTACATAAACCACGCAGGAGTGGGGTTGTCAAGCTCCTGTATACCATCGTAATCGTGCTCAATTAAAATCGATTTTTCTTCAGACATCGGCTTTAACGACAATAGCTTGAGCGCAACCTCACCTTTTGGCTTTTTAGCCTTGGCTTGCAGGCGTTCGGCCTCCATGGCGGCATATTGCTCGGGTGTTAACAGCACCTTGGTTAAGGCTTTAAACGTTTTGTTTAATACCAGCATAGCTGCTATAAAAAGTATCAGCATAGCCATTATTACGCCGTAGCCTAAGTAATCGCGTACATCGGGTGGTATGAGGGTATCATCGGCTGCAAGGGCGGGCCGGGCAACTGATAGTATGAGTATAATGATTAAACTTTTTACGTATTTCATGAGTGAAAAGAGGTATCGGTGTTAACAAAACTGTCGTTTAAGGGCATGCCGCTCATGTAGTCGTTATGTTCTTTGCGGCTGCGTAAAAGCATTATAAACACCACTATAAAAAAGGCCAGGAAGATGCCTAATGATACCAGCAGATAAACCTGGTTATCTGCTATGTTTTGGGTAAACTGCTTAAACATGGTATTAATTATTAGCTGTTTTGTTAACTTTTATATCGGTGCCCAGGCGTTGCAGGTAAGCTATAATGGCTACAATTTCTTTATCGGGAGTTACCTTGATGCGGTCTTTAGCCAAATTATTGGCAATGCCTTCGGCCTGTTTCTGCAAATCAGCATTTGCGCGGTTTTCATAACCTATGGCATAAGGTACACCCAGTTTGCGCATGGCATTAATTTTTGCCGCGGTGGTAGTCGTATCAAGCGATTGATTAATTAACCAGCTGTACTCGGGCATAATACTACCCGGCGACATCAGCCTTGGGTCCATCAGGTGGTTGTAGTGCCAGGCATCGCCGTACTTGCCTCCTTCGCGGTGCAAATCGGGACCGGTACGTTTCGAACCCCATAAAAACGGGTGGTCGTACACAAATTCGCCAGCCTTGCTGTACTCGCCATAGCGCTCGGTTTCGCTCCGGAAAGGCCTTACCGTTTGCGAGTGACAGTTGACGCAACCCTCGCGGATGTATAAATCGCGGCCCTGCAACTCCAGCGGCGTATAAGGTTTTACACTGGCTATGGTAGGTATATTGCTCGATATGGTGAGCGTAGGCATAAGCTCAATAAAAGTGCCTATGAGTATCACAACTAATGACAGCACCAACAAGCGTATAGGTTTGCGTTCAATAACCCGGTGCCATATATCACCCTCATGGTTTACATAAACTTTTTCCAGCGGCATGGCCTCGGCGGCTTCGTTGCTTACCAAATGGCCTTGCATCATGGTGCGGGCCAAATTGTAAGCCATGGCAATGGCTCCCGCCAGGTATAAAGTACCACCAATGGAGCGCATAACATGCATGGGGATGATGCGCAGGGTGGTTTCTAAAAAGTTAGGGTATTTGAGCATGCCCTCGGGGGTAAACTCTTTAAGCATCAACCCTTGTGTAAAGCCTGCCCAGTACATAGGTATGGCGTAAAACAGTATGCCCAAAGTGCCCACCCAAAAATGGAACGATGCCATTTTTTTAGAATATAACTGGGTTTTGTAAATGCGTGGTATTAACCAATACAGTATGGCAAAGGTTAAAAAACCGTTCCAGCCTAAAGCGCCTACGTGTACGTGGGCAACAATCCAGTCGGTAAAGTGGCCAATTGCGTTTATTTGTTTGAGGGAAAGCATAGGGCCTTCAAACGTGGCCATACCGTAGGCGGTTAAGCCCACCACCATAAACTTCAGAATAACGTCGTCGCGCACCTTATCCCACGCACCGCGCAGGGTAAGTAAACCATTGATCATACCGCCCCAGCTTGGCGCAATCAGCATGATACTAAAGGCAACGCCTAATGATTGTGCCCAACCCGGTAACGAGGTGTACAATAAATGGTGCGGACCAGCCCATATGTAAATGAATATCAGCGCCCAAAAGTGCAGAATACTCAGCTTATAAGAGTAAACCGGGCGGTTAGCCATTTTAGGTAGAAAGTAATACATCATACCCAAATAAGGCGTGGTTAAAAAGAAAGCAACCGCATTGTGCCCATACCACCATTGCACCAAAGCATCTTGCACACCGGCAAACAAATAGTAGCTTTTAAAACCCGAAATAGGGAGCTCGAAAGAGTTTACAATGTGTAATACCGCAACCGTAACAAATGTGGCAATGTAAAACCATATGGCTACGTACAAATGCCGTTCGCGCCGTTTAAAAATGGTGCCGAACATGTTAATACCGAACACTACCCATATCAGGGCAATGGCAATATCAATAGGCCATTCCAGCTCGGCATACTCGTGCGAGGTGGTTAAGCCTAAAGGCAACGTAATTACAGCCGAAACGATGATAAGCTGCCATCCCCAAAAGTGGATGTTGCTGAGGATGTTGCTGAACATACGCGCTTTAAGCAACCGTTGTAAAGAGTAGTAAACGCCCATAAAAATGGCATTACCCACAAAGGCAAAAATTACGGCGTTGGTATGCAGCGGGCGTACACGGCCAAAAGTGGTGTACTGGTTGCCCAGGTTGGCCGCCGGGCTGTACAATTGAATGGCAACAATAAGCCCCACAACCATGCCTATAATACCCCAGACAATGGTGGCTATCCCGAAGTTGCGCACAATTTTGTTATCGTAGTAAAATTTTTCGGGTTGCATAAATGATGAATTGATGGTAACTGTTTTGATACTGTAAAATTAGATGGACGGCCTTAGCCGGGGCATGATGGCCGTTAGCTCAAAAACTGACTTTCATCATTTTTAATTCCTCTTGGGGTTCATCATCCAGCAGTATGCGTACCGATGGGGTATACAGATCGTCGTGCTGTCCGTGCTTTTGCGCCCAAAAAAAGGCTCCTAAAAAAACAAGGGCCAGCAAAATGCTGCAGCCTATTAAAAAGTAAATAATGCTCATAACAGGTTACGTTTTTTGGCGGCCACATGCGTAGCAATGCTGGTGAATGATATAATGGTTGCTGTGCTTAGGGGCATTAGTATGGCAGCTATTAACGGCGATAAAGCACCTGTAACGGCATAGCTTAGCCCAATTAAATTATAGGTTAATGATATGAAGAACGAGATGTGGATAATACCCACCGCATCTTTAGCAAACCTGAAAAACGCGGGTAGTTTATTTAGCGACCGCCCATCCAATATGGCATCACTGCCGGGCGAAAAGTTGTTTACGTCATCGGTAATGGCTACGCCTAAATCGCTTTGTTTGAGTGCGCCTGAGTCATTCAGGCCATCGCCAATCATCATTACCTTACGGTCGGCCAGTTGGAGTGATTTGATGAAATCCAGCTTTTGCTGGGGCGATTTGCCGAAGTGCATGTAGCCGTCATGGTCAAAAAAACGGGCCATGGCCTCACGCTCGTGGTCCTGATCGCCCGACAGGAGGTAGAATTTGATTTGTGGTTTGAGACTGAAGATGTTTTCCAACCCCGTCCTCAAGCTTTGTTTAAACTGGAAAGCGCCGGTGTACACCTCATCTATCATAATATGCACCTCGGTGCCGGGGCCAAAATGAATGTAGTTTTGGGAGAGATATGATGCACTGCCAATTTTAATGTGATGCCCGTTTACAAAGGCCGACAGACCCTTGCCGGCTACCTCGACATAATTTTGTAATGATAGAAGCGGATAGCTCCCCAATGCCTGGCATATTTGCCGGCTAAGCGGGTGGCTCGAGTTGTTGCACAAACTGTATATCGCTTGCTTTTCTAAGGTGGTTAATTCGGCATGAATATTTACCGCTTTGTTGCCTCCGGTGGTTATGGTGCCGGTTTTATCGAGCACTATGGTATTAATGCGGGCCAGTTGCTCTACCACGGTCGTGTTTTTGAGGTAGAACAGGTTTTTATCGAATACGCTCAACGCTGCCGACAGGGTGAAAGGCGTACTTAATGCCAGCGCACACGGGCAAGCCACTATCAATACGGCAGTTAAGGCCGATAAGCCACGGTGCCAGTCGGTAGGCAGCCAAAACAGGAATGAGCCAATGGCAATAATGAGCAGCACTATAGTAAAATGTTTGCTCACCCGCTCGTTAAATGATTTCATGCGGTTATCCTGCTTGCGGGTAAAGGCCTCGTTGTTCCAAAGCTGGGTAAGGTAGCTTTGCGATACGGGTTTGATAACCTCCAGTTCCAGTGCCTCGCTGGTTTGACGGCCGCCGGCATAAACCACTTCGCCCAAGGTTTTGCTCACGGGTAATGATTCGCCGGTTACAAAACTGAAGTCGATCAATGCTTCGCCTTTCAACAATATGGCATCAGCCGGAATAATCTCGTTGTGGCGGATGCGGATACGTTGGCCTACTTTTAAATCAGACAGGGGTACAGGTTTTTCCTTTCCCTCCTCATCAATAACCTGCACAGCTACCGGGAAAAACGAGCGGTAATCGCGCTCAAATGAAATGTGGTAATACGTTTTTTGCTGAACAAACTTACCCACAAGTAAAAAGAAAACAAGTCCGCACAGCGTATCGGCAAAGCCGGGGCCACTGTGGGTGAGTATTTCTATAACGGTGCGCAAAAACAGCACAGCAATACCCAAGGCCAGCGGAAAATCGATATTAAGCACCTTATTGCGCAGGTTGTGCCAGGCCGAAGTAAAGTAGCCGGTGCCGCTGTACAGCACCATGGGTAATGAAAACAGGATATTTAACCAGCCGAATACCTGTCTGAAGTTTTCCTCAGTAGCGGATAATCCGAAGTACTCAGGAAAGCTCAGCAGCATCACATTGCCAAAGCAAAAACCGGCAACCGCGATCTTTTTT contains the following coding sequences:
- the pnuC gene encoding nicotinamide riboside transporter PnuC, with the translated sequence MHLLEVFINWLYNQSGLELTGVVTGLLCVYLAAVNNIWNWPFAIVSTGIYIYIFAQTALYADMIQNAYLFVINIYGWYYWSRRPVNAAKVPVVRITRKQVVMLVLLAAFVSPVLGFTLVSLTKVLNYNPPAFPYLDSFCTVVSLTAQIYMARKVVENWLIWVFVDIIYVTIYLSKGLQPTAFMFAIYAVLAAKGYFDWRKYYQNQQLSA
- a CDS encoding SDR family NAD(P)-dependent oxidoreductase codes for the protein MNLQLDNKVALVLASSKGLGKAIATTLSAEGAIVVIASRNAEELNATANEIRNQTGGQVVAIATDVSNADDTRQLVNQLAAEFGHIDILINNAGGPPFAAFEEFDDEQWQKAFELNLLSFSRLSRLVLPHMKKAGGGRIINIISGSVKSVLAGSVLSTAMRMGVVGMAKMMADELGPYNITVNNVAPGLILTDRIKYTLPADTDPEQAMKERAANIPLRRIGEPRELAALVAFLVSEQGSYISGTTIPVDGGASRSIY
- a CDS encoding diacylglycerol kinase family protein, with the protein product MQQPPLNKPHATGAKKVFRSFGYAFKGIGSAVASQLNIKVHLWVTLVTIVLGVTLGLSLNEWLWIGLCIALVLSGEMMNTAIELLTDLVSPEYNVKAGQVKDIAAGAVLILAIFAVVTGFVIFVPKILSLF
- the recO gene encoding DNA repair protein RecO, giving the protein MLHKTRGIVLKTTDYGEASVIVQLLTEKFGMQSYIINGVKKPKAKISRNMLQPLHLLDLIVYHKGTGSIQRIRELKNAPLLHRIPYDVVKSSIALFLNEVLYKAIKQQTPDEQMFGYIFGSVELLDNLNEGIANFHLLFLLGLTRFLGFYPHNNDSDGAHYFDLHNGVFSRLKPESNFYMSPPHTGHFSQLLNRSFEDLPNIKLSNDERRYLLTRLLEYYALHVDGFGNIRSHDILEEVLS
- a CDS encoding AI-2E family transporter codes for the protein MIQLSNTLRILLLFILSVIILYFSRSVLIPLTFGGVLAMLLMPVSRWLESKGLHRGVSSLVSLLLFALLFVGLVLLLRWQIGDLIKDFSKLQEQLMKLFDQVKDYVRSQFGITTRQQQQILKEQQSGGMEKVAGMAMGTVLSTLSILVSSVLVLVYVFLFLYFRSHFKNFVLRLVDVSNQVTAQKIMHKSSRVIQQYLSGLGMMIVMLWVMYGIGFSIVGVQNAIFFAILCGILEIIPFAGNITGTSITVLIVFAQGGSIDMVMGVLITYGIVQFTQSYLLEPLVVGNQVNLNPLFTIFIIVVGEAIWGIGGMVLAIPLLGMFKVLCDHIEPLKPYGYLIGNQSVKEDKSIFKKLFGSKDDDES
- a CDS encoding sulfite exporter TauE/SafE family protein; translated protein: MNPDKIAFFIGLFGSIHCIGMCGPLAFAIPIMPGREWLLFWDKLIYNSGRTLSYCLLGLLTGVIGKQLWLNGLQQWVSIFTGIIIIMAASARLLKLSIKNSPATGGFGWFKRLLTYALKHQWGHLFIGMFNGFLPCGFVYIALAGAVNTGGISSAVQYMFWFGMGTVPLMLLATIGSGLIGMPLRRCLNKFIPYVMLVLGVWFLFRGANLDIPYLSPPKIETASVCK
- a CDS encoding FixH family protein, whose product is MKLHWGNYLVLGMGLFMAFIISMAIYMFSQTKDDYDRQYYEKGINYDADYNREKQVITDKAAPQISFDAQSMRLKFPAPIQGKIRFIRAADKRMDKLFSIQSQKAADTVFIGLSELAKGPYRLRMEWQSNQKQYLYEQEVTLK
- the ccoG gene encoding cytochrome c oxidase accessory protein CcoG translates to MMLSETNELDTVVDGKRKWMYPLVRKGKLYQYRSWLSYIYLILFFVVPYLRIGGQPVLLLNFIERRFVLLGQVFWAQDIFMFVLAMLASVVCIVLFTIAFGRIFCGWICPQTIFMEMVFRKIEIWIEGNPKQRRQLDQSPWTNEKMVKKGAKHFIFIILSFIIANTFLAYIIGSENLLSIVTQPVNQHLSGFISIWMFTAIFYFVYSQVREIVCTVICPYGRLQGVLTDKHTLAVAYNYIRGEPRGKLNRQSDAPKGDCVDCGLCVAVCPTGIDIRKGTQLECINCTACIDACNQVMEKINKPLNLIGFYSEEMIEQKVKPTFTGRMAAYSSVMMVLLGALTYFIFQRSDVDITVMRSAGLLYQEQPGGYISNIYNADVVNKTTSTQTVKLETNDPAIKIKYIQPLGKLGKEQSVKATFFILIPARRIHSTKTEVKLKVVQGSKVLGTASTTFIGPIN
- a CDS encoding cbb3-type cytochrome c oxidase N-terminal domain-containing protein, with the protein product MKYVKSLIIILILSVARPALAADDTLIPPDVRDYLGYGVIMAMLILFIAAMLVLNKTFKALTKVLLTPEQYAAMEAERLQAKAKKPKGEVALKLLSLKPMSEEKSILIEHDYDGIQELDNPTPAWFMYLFYASIVFAVGYILTYHVLGVGQLQDQEYVTEMKIAAKEKEVFLANAANQVDEKSIKLSKDPAMLSSGVAVFKQTCAPCHGEHAQGMVGPNLTDDYWLHGGKIGDVFKTIKYGVPAKGMPSWEKQLTPKQIADVANYIKSVHGTNPANAKEPQGTKETEEDAKPAVQTAMVVAH